One genomic segment of Flavobacteriaceae bacterium includes these proteins:
- a CDS encoding sensor of ECF-type sigma factor produces MINLKNRLFLLLLIMSFGMQAQIKIKRQGKEKIQALKIAYLTDKLDFTEKEAERFWPIYNKFDKKLMELRTAERYKIKKALKDAGGIEAISEDNAKMIIREMIALEKEIYHIKKAFFDSLKKVIASKKIIQLQIAEREFNRSMLRRLRKYK; encoded by the coding sequence ATGATAAACTTAAAAAACAGATTATTTCTTTTATTGTTAATAATGAGCTTTGGTATGCAGGCTCAGATAAAAATAAAAAGACAGGGCAAAGAAAAAATTCAGGCTTTAAAAATTGCTTACCTGACAGATAAATTAGACTTCACTGAAAAAGAAGCAGAAAGATTCTGGCCCATATATAATAAGTTTGATAAAAAACTAATGGAATTGCGAACAGCAGAACGTTACAAGATAAAAAAAGCACTAAAAGATGCCGGAGGAATTGAAGCTATTTCCGAAGACAACGCTAAAATGATCATTCGTGAAATGATTGCTTTGGAAAAAGAAATATACCATATTAAAAAAGCATTTTTTGACAGTTTAAAAAAGGTTATTGCTTCAAAAAAAATAATTCAATTGCAAATTGCCGAAAGAGAATTTAATAGAAGCATGCTCAGAAGATTACGAAAATATAAGTAA
- the aroQ gene encoding type II 3-dehydroquinate dehydratase, which translates to MKISIINGPNLNLLGKREPEIYGTDTFDDYFQLLKAKYPEISLAYYQSNIEGEIIDKLYEIGFEYDGIILNAAAYTHTSVGIGDAVKGIKTPVVEVHISNIHAREEFRHVSYISANAKGVLFGFGLQGYDLAIRSFL; encoded by the coding sequence ATGAAAATTAGTATTATAAATGGCCCCAACTTAAATTTACTGGGGAAAAGGGAGCCGGAAATCTATGGTACGGATACTTTTGATGATTATTTTCAGTTATTAAAAGCAAAGTACCCGGAAATATCCTTAGCATATTACCAGTCTAATATTGAAGGAGAAATTATTGATAAGCTATATGAAATAGGTTTTGAATATGACGGAATTATTTTAAATGCAGCTGCATACACACATACTTCTGTTGGTATTGGTGATGCTGTAAAAGGGATTAAAACCCCTGTTGTAGAGGTTCACATTTCTAATATTCATGCCAGAGAAGAATTTAGACATGTCAGTTATATATCGGCAAATGCAAAAGGAGTATTATTTGGCTTTGGTTTACAAGGATATGATTTAGCCATTCGGAGTTTTTTATAG
- a CDS encoding sigma-70 family RNA polymerase sigma factor, with protein sequence MNEYKERLYWHIRKIVISHEDADDVLQNTFIKVFQGIGNFKQHSKLYSWIYRIATNESITFLNKKARERDTDISELKQELVSSLDSDSLFTGKAIEITLQKAIATLPQKQQLVFNMKYFDDMKYDDISEVLETSVGALKASYFHAVKKIEKYIKTNNS encoded by the coding sequence ATGAATGAGTATAAAGAACGTTTGTACTGGCATATCCGTAAAATTGTAATTTCACATGAAGATGCAGATGATGTACTGCAAAACACTTTTATAAAAGTATTTCAAGGAATAGGTAATTTCAAACAACACAGTAAACTCTATTCCTGGATATACAGAATCGCTACCAATGAATCCATTACTTTCTTAAACAAGAAAGCCAGAGAACGAGATACTGATATTTCCGAATTAAAACAAGAGTTAGTCTCCTCCTTAGATTCCGATAGTTTATTTACAGGAAAAGCAATTGAGATTACATTACAAAAAGCCATTGCAACATTGCCACAAAAACAACAATTGGTATTTAATATGAAGTATTTTGATGATATGAAATACGATGATATCTCCGAAGTATTAGAAACGTCGGTTGGTGCATTAAAAGCTTCCTATTTTCATGCCGTAAAAAAAATTGAGAAGTATATAAAAACTAATAATTCATAA